From one Humulus lupulus chromosome 8, drHumLupu1.1, whole genome shotgun sequence genomic stretch:
- the LOC133797996 gene encoding UMP-CMP kinase-like translates to MWRRVALFSPLVSSSKPSILNQGAFTLKFWETFATEAKPFITFVLGGPGSGKGTQCKKIVDTYGFKHLSAGDLLRREIASKSEYGSMILNAIREGKIVPSQVTVKLIQREMESSDNKRFLIDGFPRSEENRVAFEKITGAEPNLVLFFDCPEEEMVKRVLNRNQGRVDDNIETMKKRLKMFEALNLPVINYYSEKGKFFKINAVGNVDEIFEQVRPIFASCEVTN, encoded by the exons ATGTGGAGGCGCGTGGCTTTATTTTCTCCACTGGTTTCGTCCTCGAAGCCCTCTATTCTTAACCAG GGAGCATTTACATTAAAGTTTTGGGAAACTTTTGCCACAGAG GCAAAACCATTCATAACTTTCGTCTTAG GTGGCCCAGGTAGTGGAAAAGGTACACAATGCAAAAAGATCGTCGACACCTATGGGTTCAAACATTTGAGTGCAGGAGATCTGCTTAGAAGGGAAATTGCTTCCAAAAGTGAATATGG CTCCATGATTCTAAATGCTATCAGAGAAGGAAAAATTGTTCCCTCACAAGTGACAGTCAAACTGATTCAGAGGGAGATGGAATCAAGTGACAATAAAAGATTTCTTATAGACGGTTTCCCTCGAAGTGAAGAGAACCGGGTAGCTTTTGAAAAAATT ACTGGAGCAGAACCAAACTTGGTGCTTTTCTTTGACTGTCCTGAAGAAGAGATGGTGAAGCGAGTGCTAAATCGTAATCAG GGCAGAGTTGATGATAACATTGAAACTATGAAAAAACGTCTTAAAATGTTTGAAGCATTAAATCTTCCGGTTATCAATTACTACTCGGAGAAAGGAAAATTTTTCAAG ATCAATGCAGTAGGAAACGTAGATGAAATATTTGAACAAGTTCGCCCGATTTTTGCTTCATGTGAG GTAACAAACTGA